One uncultured Caproiciproducens sp. DNA segment encodes these proteins:
- a CDS encoding PASTA domain-containing protein, translating into MTGFDNLCMNCMSDTNGKTECLNCGFSSAEPQMRHALPYRTRLQKRYIVGRAKRSNGEGITYIGYDTVLNIPIELREFFPQTLCERPDNGVDIRVIGGSEIIFDECLAAFLNYSREIAHMRELSAIVQIYDIFEENHTAYTVSEWNESITLRYFVERSGGNLSWNAARQLFMPVLSALSSMHAAGIRHLGISPDTLNIMQDGKMKLGSFCIGVVRRMDTDLPPDLVPGCAAIEQYVMDYVSNESTDVYGFAASLFFALTGTIPQDALKRRTDMRLLIPTSIMRNLPPHVVTAMANALQVSPDKRTPTFERLRAELSAAPTVTAAIEETQRIHKITPEQDEEEGKKGVPNFVWVILTCVAALIVFTVVGIIWISNTGGGGAETLASETSQIESAVSDTSEVAMDSVESTDPNLIAAPNLVGQIFQEQDDSNTSSGDQDYQVLLSSKQFSDTIPEGSIISQSPVAGTKMAKGTAIVVIVSEGTAVRTLPPIEGKSLAEASQAVTSAGFTPTKTEEYSSTVEEGMVVGYKDVKEGSQMAYGSQVVIIVSKGPSQSNVSSTGS; encoded by the coding sequence ATGACTGGCTTTGACAATCTATGTATGAACTGTATGTCCGATACAAACGGTAAAACCGAATGTTTAAATTGCGGTTTCAGTTCTGCCGAGCCTCAAATGCGCCATGCGCTTCCGTACAGGACCAGACTGCAGAAACGGTATATCGTTGGGCGTGCCAAGAGAAGCAACGGCGAAGGTATTACCTACATCGGATACGATACGGTTTTAAACATACCGATTGAACTGCGTGAGTTTTTCCCGCAAACCCTGTGCGAAAGACCCGACAACGGGGTGGATATCCGTGTGATTGGCGGCAGTGAAATTATATTTGATGAGTGTCTTGCCGCATTTTTGAATTATTCAAGGGAGATCGCGCATATGCGCGAGCTTTCTGCCATTGTTCAGATTTATGATATATTTGAAGAAAATCATACGGCGTATACCGTTTCCGAATGGAACGAAAGTATAACGCTTCGCTATTTTGTGGAGCGCAGCGGCGGCAACCTGAGCTGGAACGCCGCAAGGCAGCTTTTTATGCCGGTTCTGTCCGCACTGAGTTCCATGCACGCGGCAGGAATCAGGCATCTTGGCATTTCTCCTGACACATTAAATATTATGCAGGACGGCAAGATGAAGCTTGGCAGTTTCTGCATCGGCGTTGTGCGCCGAATGGATACGGATCTGCCCCCGGACTTGGTACCGGGCTGCGCTGCGATTGAGCAATATGTGATGGACTATGTGTCCAATGAATCGACGGATGTTTATGGCTTCGCCGCTTCTTTGTTCTTTGCTTTAACAGGAACCATCCCCCAGGACGCTTTAAAAAGACGCACCGACATGCGGCTTTTGATTCCGACAAGTATTATGCGCAATCTGCCGCCGCACGTTGTGACCGCAATGGCCAACGCGCTGCAGGTTTCCCCCGATAAACGAACCCCGACCTTTGAAAGGCTGCGCGCGGAGCTTTCCGCCGCGCCGACGGTAACTGCAGCCATTGAGGAAACACAGCGAATTCATAAAATTACTCCCGAACAGGATGAAGAAGAAGGCAAAAAGGGCGTTCCAAACTTTGTGTGGGTCATCCTTACCTGTGTGGCTGCGCTGATTGTATTCACTGTTGTGGGAATTATTTGGATTTCCAATACCGGCGGGGGTGGGGCCGAAACTCTTGCATCGGAAACCTCGCAGATTGAATCCGCAGTTTCGGATACTTCAGAAGTCGCAATGGACTCCGTGGAATCCACTGATCCAAACTTGATTGCGGCGCCCAATCTGGTCGGCCAGATTTTTCAGGAACAGGATGATTCAAACACTTCTTCCGGCGATCAGGACTATCAGGTATTGCTGTCCAGCAAGCAGTTCAGCGATACAATCCCCGAGGGAAGTATTATTTCCCAGTCGCCCGTAGCAGGTACCAAGATGGCAAAAGGAACAGCAATTGTGGTGATTGTCAGTGAAGGGACCGCCGTGCGTACCCTTCCACCGATTGAAGGCAAGTCGCTCGCGGAGGCTTCGCAGGCAGTCACGTCCGCCGGTTTTACACCTACGAAAACAGAGGAATACAGTTCCACTGTTGAGGAGGGAATGGTAGTCGGCTACAAGGATGTGAAGGAAGGCAGCCAAATGGCTTATGGTTCACAAGTTGTCATTATTGTCAGCAAGGGGCCTAGTCAGAGTAACGTTTCAAGTACAGGTTCATAA
- a CDS encoding polysaccharide deacetylase family protein yields the protein MKSSENPQLKKWVRYSLIACVILILSISTGTFHFHIEDQTAMAYMSKPTMAAVLPHTGNTAETSSAGVSSRLLPESSPQPNSSGTKDSGTSEKPMDPAVYQAMYPSLYAGPIASAAEKKNKTVYLTFDDGPSNLTIPLLDVLDQYHVKATFFVVGHTDRQSLKAMEEIVGRGHAIGVHSYTHQYRQIYATPAAFLVDFAEMHDLILKDTGFDTKIYRYAGGSINDYNHGTAKAIIAEMNRRGFVYYDWNVSSGDAERGSTARSIYRNTINGVHQHNDSVVLFHNTKYKSNTLAELPKIIEQLQKEGYSFEKLDPDIDNTPYIFKAPVQ from the coding sequence ATGAAAAGTTCCGAAAACCCGCAACTGAAAAAATGGGTCCGCTATAGCCTGATCGCATGTGTAATTTTGATTCTTTCTATTTCCACAGGTACCTTTCATTTTCATATCGAGGATCAAACTGCTATGGCATACATGTCGAAGCCAACCATGGCCGCAGTGCTGCCTCATACAGGGAATACGGCGGAGACATCTTCTGCCGGCGTATCTTCCCGGTTGCTTCCGGAAAGTTCTCCGCAGCCGAATTCTTCCGGCACGAAAGATTCCGGCACTTCGGAAAAACCGATGGACCCTGCTGTTTATCAGGCCATGTATCCCAGCCTGTATGCGGGTCCAATAGCATCCGCGGCTGAAAAGAAAAACAAAACGGTTTACCTTACCTTTGACGACGGACCGTCCAACCTGACCATTCCATTGCTCGATGTGCTGGATCAATATCATGTGAAAGCGACGTTTTTTGTGGTCGGCCATACGGACCGGCAGAGCTTGAAAGCAATGGAAGAGATTGTCGGACGCGGTCATGCAATCGGCGTGCACTCTTACACCCATCAGTATCGGCAGATTTACGCCACGCCTGCCGCATTTCTGGTTGATTTTGCTGAAATGCATGATCTGATTTTGAAAGATACGGGTTTTGATACAAAAATCTACCGTTATGCCGGCGGGAGTATCAACGATTATAATCACGGTACTGCAAAAGCAATTATTGCTGAAATGAACCGGCGCGGCTTTGTTTATTATGACTGGAATGTAAGTTCAGGCGATGCGGAACGCGGTTCCACTGCGCGCTCGATTTACAGAAATACAATCAACGGAGTGCACCAGCACAATGATTCTGTGGTCCTATTTCATAATACAAAGTATAAGAGCAATACGCTTGCTGAACTACCAAAGATCATTGAACAACTTCAAAAGGAAGGCTATTCCTTTGAGAAACTTGACCCGGACATAGACAATACGCCGTACATATTCAAAGCTCCAGTGCAATAA
- a CDS encoding DUF3810 domain-containing protein, whose product MKKILHFKRIWLTALAPAAFVLTLVAESNPDFAEWYANTVYPVLSHSLNFITSFAPFSIMEAFIVLSITGAVIYMIFYIVKIIRNQNCRGRNIFLFVINTICIVSVFYFAFVISCGINYYRYPFAQTCGLEVKPSSKAELTGLCKELAEKANTLRNGVQTDQNSVMRLNERSIYDTARQAQAAFDSISGEYPLLRAGYGPPKPVFFSRLMSYCDTTGIFFPFTFEANVNMDIPDYSIPVVMCHELSHLRGYMREDEANFIGYLACEKSGKADFQYSGVMLAYTYTSNALYGADSSAADKIYAELSDGVKRDLANNSAYWKQFEGPVADAADNVNNSYLKANKQEDGVKSYGRMVDLLLAEYRTKKEAR is encoded by the coding sequence ATGAAAAAAATCTTACATTTCAAGCGGATATGGCTGACTGCATTGGCACCGGCCGCTTTTGTATTGACTCTCGTCGCGGAAAGCAATCCGGATTTTGCGGAGTGGTACGCAAACACGGTTTACCCCGTCTTGTCGCACAGCCTGAATTTCATCACTTCATTTGCACCATTTTCCATCATGGAGGCTTTTATTGTCCTGTCGATTACCGGTGCTGTAATTTATATGATTTTCTATATTGTCAAAATCATACGGAATCAAAACTGCCGGGGGAGAAATATTTTCTTATTCGTTATCAATACGATATGTATCGTCAGTGTATTCTATTTTGCATTTGTAATTTCGTGCGGAATCAATTATTACCGCTATCCGTTCGCACAGACCTGCGGTCTGGAAGTCAAGCCTTCGTCCAAAGCCGAATTGACAGGGCTTTGCAAAGAACTTGCCGAAAAGGCAAACACCCTGCGAAACGGGGTTCAAACTGATCAAAATTCCGTTATGCGGCTGAATGAAAGAAGTATTTACGATACGGCAAGGCAAGCACAGGCGGCATTTGACTCAATCAGCGGGGAATATCCGCTCCTTCGCGCGGGATACGGCCCACCAAAGCCGGTTTTTTTCTCCCGGCTGATGTCCTACTGCGACACTACAGGCATCTTTTTTCCGTTTACCTTCGAAGCAAACGTTAATATGGACATTCCGGATTACTCCATTCCGGTGGTAATGTGTCATGAGCTTTCGCATCTGCGCGGATATATGCGTGAGGATGAGGCAAACTTCATCGGATATCTGGCATGTGAAAAAAGCGGTAAAGCGGACTTTCAGTATTCCGGGGTAATGCTCGCTTATACTTATACGTCCAACGCACTTTACGGGGCGGACAGTTCTGCGGCGGACAAAATCTATGCCGAACTCAGCGATGGCGTAAAACGGGATTTGGCAAACAACTCAGCATACTGGAAACAGTTTGAAGGGCCGGTTGCGGATGCCGCAGACAATGTGAATAACAGTTATCTAAAAGCCAACAAACAAGAAGACGGCGTGAAAAGCTATGGCCGGATGGTCGACCTGCTGCTCGCCGAATACCGAACAAAAAAAGAAGCCCGCTGA
- a CDS encoding LURP-one-related family protein: MKFYIKQSTGTDALFTIIDALGQPIYCVTGDSLSIGSKVYLMDNNKNEAARIFSLGISAISKYAIFIDDKERARVTHNLTAAHHPVKIKGISWRFRGDLLTRSYDLIDVDSAVIMTHGRCWNENGDCFAVEIANESNVLLCLCIAIILDSTVIGGSVKAVPAS, translated from the coding sequence ATGAAATTTTACATTAAGCAGAGTACCGGTACGGACGCTCTTTTTACAATAATAGATGCCCTCGGTCAGCCGATTTACTGCGTGACCGGCGATTCTCTGTCTATCGGCAGTAAGGTTTATCTGATGGACAACAATAAAAATGAAGCGGCCCGCATATTCAGCTTAGGTATATCAGCCATATCCAAATATGCCATTTTCATCGACGACAAAGAGCGTGCGCGTGTTACACATAATCTTACCGCAGCACATCACCCCGTTAAAATTAAGGGTATTAGCTGGCGTTTTCGCGGCGATCTGCTGACGCGTTCCTACGATTTGATTGATGTGGATTCTGCTGTCATTATGACGCATGGCCGCTGTTGGAACGAGAACGGTGACTGTTTCGCTGTCGAAATTGCCAATGAGTCCAATGTGCTTTTATGTTTATGCATCGCAATTATCCTTGACAGTACCGTCATCGGCGGCTCTGTAAAGGCGGTTCCGGCGAGCTGA
- a CDS encoding valine--tRNA ligase: MSKELAKTYEPQEVEDRIYDFWLSGGYFHAEPDPKKQPYTIVIPPPNITGQLHMGHALDETLQDILIRWRRMQGYSALWLPGTDHASIATEAKIVEAMRKEGLSKDDIGRDAFLERAWKWKEKYGGRIIEQLKKLGSSCDWERERFTLDEGCSKAVKEVFVRLYDKGLIYRGERIINWCPRCRTSISDAEVEFSEHDGFFWHLRYPFKDGSGYIQLATTRPETMLGDTAVAVHPDDERYSELVGKTLILPLVNREIPLIADTYVERDFGTGVVKITPAHDPNDFEVGLRHDLPIINVMDDGGNMNENSGKYAGMPALEARKQIVADLKEQGFLVAVEPIKHNVGSCYRCGTVVEPRISKQWFVKMKPLAEPALKEVKDGKVKFVPERFEKIYDHWMENIRDWCISRQLWWGHRIPAWYCQDCGEMIVSREEPHTCPKCGSKNLKQDEDTLDTWFSSALWPFSTLGWPDKTEDLKYFYPTNTLVTAYDIIFFWVARMIFSGIEHTGEVPFNTVFFHGLVRDAQGKKMSKSLGNGIDPLEIIDKFGADALRFTLVTGISPGNDTRFSDEKVESSRNFANKIWNASRFILMNTDGHDVKNELPAKLAVEDQWIIDSFNRVAKEITDNLEHFELGVAVQKLYDFLWDEFCDWYIEIAKIRLNSDDEEAAQNVRQVLVWVMSGTLKLMHPFMPFITEEIWQTLPHEGESIMVSKWPEYEEGHCFPQAAANMQSIMDAVRSVRNRRSEMNVPPSRKTHLYIASNDTSMFEEGKGILKRLAYASEVEIGADCQIEGAATIVTANAKLYIPMSELVDKKAELDRLTKELESAQKQYANAQEKLNNERFMSKAPANVVDGVKQNAAKLSDHIALIQSGIDALK; this comes from the coding sequence ATGAGCAAGGAACTTGCAAAAACCTATGAACCACAGGAAGTGGAAGACAGAATTTATGACTTCTGGCTGTCCGGCGGCTATTTCCATGCGGAGCCGGATCCAAAGAAGCAGCCATATACCATTGTTATTCCGCCCCCAAACATCACCGGTCAGCTCCATATGGGACATGCTCTTGATGAAACGCTGCAGGATATTCTGATTCGCTGGAGAAGAATGCAGGGATATTCGGCGCTTTGGCTCCCGGGAACCGATCATGCTTCCATAGCGACAGAAGCGAAAATTGTCGAGGCAATGCGCAAAGAGGGCCTCAGCAAGGACGATATCGGCCGCGATGCGTTTTTGGAGCGCGCGTGGAAATGGAAAGAAAAATACGGCGGACGCATTATTGAACAGCTGAAAAAATTAGGCTCCTCCTGTGACTGGGAACGCGAGCGTTTCACACTGGACGAAGGCTGTTCCAAAGCCGTAAAAGAAGTTTTTGTAAGGCTGTACGATAAAGGCCTGATCTACCGCGGCGAGCGCATTATCAACTGGTGCCCGCGCTGCCGCACCTCCATTTCCGACGCGGAGGTGGAATTCAGCGAGCACGACGGTTTCTTCTGGCATCTTCGCTATCCATTTAAGGATGGCAGCGGTTACATTCAGCTTGCGACAACCAGACCGGAAACCATGCTTGGTGACACCGCGGTTGCAGTACATCCGGATGATGAACGCTATTCGGAGCTGGTGGGCAAGACCTTGATTCTTCCGCTTGTGAATCGAGAAATTCCGCTGATAGCGGATACTTATGTTGAACGCGATTTCGGGACCGGCGTGGTGAAAATTACGCCTGCGCACGACCCGAATGATTTTGAAGTTGGTCTGCGTCATGACCTGCCGATTATTAACGTGATGGACGACGGCGGAAATATGAATGAAAACAGCGGAAAATACGCCGGAATGCCCGCGCTGGAAGCCCGTAAGCAGATTGTAGCGGACTTGAAGGAGCAGGGATTCCTTGTTGCAGTTGAGCCGATTAAGCACAATGTAGGTTCCTGCTACCGCTGCGGTACCGTCGTGGAGCCGCGCATTTCGAAGCAGTGGTTTGTAAAAATGAAGCCGCTGGCTGAACCGGCGCTCAAAGAGGTTAAGGACGGAAAGGTAAAATTTGTTCCCGAGCGCTTTGAGAAAATTTATGACCACTGGATGGAGAATATCCGGGACTGGTGCATTTCGCGTCAGCTCTGGTGGGGTCACCGTATTCCGGCGTGGTATTGCCAGGACTGCGGCGAAATGATCGTTTCCCGCGAGGAGCCCCACACCTGCCCGAAATGCGGTTCCAAAAACCTGAAACAGGACGAGGACACCCTCGACACCTGGTTCAGCTCCGCACTCTGGCCGTTTTCTACGCTTGGCTGGCCGGACAAAACCGAGGATTTAAAGTATTTTTATCCCACCAATACACTTGTTACAGCCTATGATATCATTTTCTTTTGGGTTGCCCGTATGATTTTCTCGGGAATTGAGCACACGGGAGAAGTTCCGTTCAATACGGTGTTTTTCCACGGCCTTGTGCGTGACGCGCAGGGAAAAAAAATGAGCAAATCGCTCGGCAACGGAATTGACCCGCTGGAGATTATCGACAAATTCGGTGCGGACGCGCTCCGGTTTACGCTGGTAACGGGAATAAGCCCCGGAAATGACACGCGCTTTTCAGACGAAAAGGTGGAGTCCAGCCGTAATTTTGCCAATAAAATTTGGAATGCTTCGCGTTTTATTCTCATGAATACCGATGGGCATGATGTAAAAAATGAACTTCCGGCCAAACTTGCGGTTGAAGATCAGTGGATTATCGATTCCTTTAATCGTGTGGCAAAGGAAATTACAGACAATCTTGAACATTTCGAGCTTGGCGTTGCCGTGCAAAAGTTGTATGATTTTTTGTGGGACGAGTTTTGCGACTGGTATATCGAAATCGCCAAAATCCGCCTGAACTCCGACGATGAAGAGGCCGCGCAGAATGTGCGTCAGGTGCTTGTCTGGGTCATGAGCGGTACGCTGAAGCTGATGCACCCATTTATGCCGTTCATCACGGAAGAAATCTGGCAGACGCTTCCGCATGAGGGCGAATCCATTATGGTTTCCAAATGGCCGGAGTATGAAGAAGGCCACTGTTTCCCGCAGGCCGCGGCGAATATGCAGAGCATTATGGATGCGGTGCGCTCAGTTCGAAACCGCCGTTCGGAAATGAATGTGCCCCCTTCACGCAAAACCCATCTTTATATCGCATCCAACGACACTTCAATGTTTGAAGAAGGTAAAGGAATCCTGAAAAGGCTTGCCTATGCCAGCGAAGTAGAAATCGGGGCGGACTGTCAGATTGAAGGTGCGGCGACCATCGTGACGGCCAACGCTAAACTTTATATTCCTATGTCCGAACTCGTCGATAAAAAGGCGGAGCTTGACCGCCTTACCAAAGAACTGGAATCCGCGCAAAAACAATATGCCAACGCGCAGGAGAAGCTTAACAATGAAAGATTCATGTCAAAAGCGCCTGCGAACGTCGTGGACGGCGTGAAACAAAATGCCGCAAAGCTGAGCGACCATATTGCGCTGATTCAGTCCGGTATTGACGCTTTGAAATAA
- a CDS encoding folylpolyglutamate synthase/dihydrofolate synthase family protein, translating to MMTYEEALTKISTLLRFGSRPGLNRVQKLLSRLGNPQDKLKFVHVAGTNGKGSTCALIASVLRKSQYKTGLFISPFVTDFCERMQINGEMISHEELSLLVEQIFPVVEQMAENGEIITEFELITAIALQWFAQNDCDIVVLEVGLGGRLDATNVISTPLVSVITSISLDHTAILGDTLEQITYEKCGIIKENGITVCYPDQNEEALEVIRRIAAERHNRFILADMASVETLSMNITGTGLAYRGLLVSLPFIGEHQIKNAVTALAVIEELKKLGYNIADHSIEAGFSSAVFPARLELMSSDPLIVLDGAHNPDGTAALADAVRKYLGDKKIVAIVGMLADKDVTAATRNFTGLFSHVITLAPNSPRAMNAESLAEHFQKIGADTEPMTDADAALAKGLSMMDHNSALLICGSLYLAGDLRPRVLKLLYAK from the coding sequence ATGATGACTTATGAGGAAGCGCTTACAAAAATATCAACACTCCTGCGTTTTGGCTCCAGACCGGGACTGAATCGGGTGCAGAAGCTTCTCTCCCGTCTTGGAAATCCGCAGGATAAGCTGAAATTTGTTCATGTGGCCGGCACAAACGGAAAGGGCTCCACCTGTGCGCTGATTGCTTCGGTGCTCAGAAAGTCCCAATATAAAACCGGGCTGTTCATTTCTCCTTTCGTCACGGATTTTTGCGAGAGGATGCAGATCAACGGTGAAATGATCAGCCATGAAGAATTGAGCTTGCTTGTGGAGCAAATATTTCCGGTTGTGGAACAAATGGCTGAAAACGGCGAAATTATCACGGAGTTCGAGTTGATTACTGCGATTGCATTGCAGTGGTTTGCGCAGAATGATTGTGATATTGTAGTGCTGGAAGTGGGACTCGGCGGCCGTCTTGACGCGACGAATGTCATTTCTACGCCGCTTGTGTCGGTTATTACGTCCATTTCACTTGACCATACTGCGATTTTAGGTGATACGCTGGAACAGATTACCTATGAGAAATGCGGTATTATTAAAGAAAATGGTATTACGGTCTGCTACCCTGACCAAAACGAAGAGGCGCTTGAAGTGATCCGCAGGATTGCCGCCGAAAGGCACAATCGGTTCATCCTAGCCGATATGGCAAGCGTGGAGACGCTGTCCATGAATATCACAGGAACCGGCCTTGCATACAGGGGATTGCTGGTCAGCCTTCCTTTTATAGGAGAGCATCAGATCAAAAATGCAGTCACCGCGCTTGCCGTGATCGAGGAGCTGAAAAAGCTGGGATACAACATTGCCGACCACAGCATTGAAGCGGGTTTTTCCTCTGCTGTTTTTCCGGCCCGTCTTGAACTTATGTCGTCTGATCCGCTGATTGTGCTCGACGGAGCGCATAATCCGGACGGAACCGCCGCATTGGCCGACGCGGTCAGAAAATACCTCGGGGACAAAAAAATTGTAGCGATTGTCGGCATGCTTGCCGATAAAGATGTTACGGCCGCAACGAGAAATTTTACAGGCTTATTCTCCCACGTCATTACGCTTGCACCGAACAGTCCGCGTGCAATGAATGCGGAAAGCCTTGCGGAGCACTTTCAGAAGATCGGGGCAGACACGGAACCGATGACCGACGCTGATGCGGCTCTAGCGAAAGGACTTTCCATGATGGATCACAACAGCGCCCTGCTGATTTGCGGTTCCCTTTATCTGGCGGGTGATCTTCGGCCGCGCGTCCTGAAATTGCTTTATGCAAAATAA
- a CDS encoding STAS domain-containing protein — MGVRLILKDGEMTAVLSGEIDHHSAREIRGAIDEAASKVKPKLLTLDFSAVQFMDSSGVGLIMGRCKLMQIWGGSVRIANLQPKIEKIVSLAGLNQLCSIVKEVKINEAN, encoded by the coding sequence ATGGGCGTCAGATTAATTTTGAAAGACGGCGAGATGACCGCGGTACTGAGCGGTGAAATCGACCATCATTCCGCGCGGGAAATCCGCGGCGCAATTGATGAGGCGGCGTCGAAAGTAAAACCGAAACTGTTAACGCTTGACTTTTCGGCGGTGCAGTTTATGGACAGTTCCGGCGTGGGACTGATCATGGGACGCTGTAAGCTGATGCAGATTTGGGGCGGCAGTGTCAGAATAGCGAATTTGCAGCCTAAAATAGAAAAGATCGTATCTCTTGCGGGTTTGAACCAGCTCTGCAGTATTGTAAAGGAAGTGAAGATCAATGAAGCCAATTAA
- the spoIIAB gene encoding anti-sigma F factor has product MKPINEMSVSFLSCSANESFGRAAVAAFAAQLDPTIDELSDIKTAVSEAVTNCIVHAYRNTIGIIYITCKLYDNGKISIRIRDKGCGIEDVEKAMQPLFTTAQDEERAGLGFAVMESFMDTLRVTSKVGHGTSVTMYKTIERRQTEKNH; this is encoded by the coding sequence ATGAAGCCAATTAATGAAATGTCAGTCTCTTTTTTAAGTTGCTCGGCGAATGAATCGTTCGGCAGAGCGGCGGTCGCGGCGTTTGCGGCGCAGCTTGACCCGACCATCGATGAGCTGAGCGACATTAAGACAGCAGTCTCCGAGGCGGTCACCAACTGCATTGTCCACGCATACCGCAATACCATCGGCATTATCTACATAACCTGCAAGTTATATGACAACGGTAAAATCAGTATCCGGATTCGCGATAAAGGCTGCGGCATAGAGGATGTGGAAAAGGCGATGCAGCCTTTGTTCACCACTGCGCAGGATGAAGAACGCGCGGGGCTGGGCTTTGCCGTTATGGAGAGTTTTATGGATACTCTGAGGGTTACTTCGAAGGTGGGGCACGGCACATCGGTTACTATGTATAAAACCATTGAACGTCGTCAGACGGAAAAGAATCATTAA
- a CDS encoding sigma-70 family RNA polymerase sigma factor, producing the protein MDRNQTINDNIGLVHACVKHFKGRGIEYDDLFQAGCLGLVKAVDNFDNERGVKFSTYAVPVILGEIRRLFRDGGAVKVGRSLKELAMRATRETSAFSEREGRTPTISELADLLHVEPAEAAQALGASQFPLSLTASPEEGGGQIDVSVDSGDDKIAELLSLKQVVTELPPKDRSIIVFRYFKSRTQTQTAQALGMTQVQVSRREKVILNQLRAKLS; encoded by the coding sequence ATGGACAGAAATCAAACCATCAACGACAATATTGGCCTTGTGCATGCCTGTGTCAAGCATTTTAAAGGACGCGGCATAGAATATGATGACCTATTTCAGGCCGGATGTCTGGGACTTGTCAAAGCGGTTGACAACTTTGACAATGAGCGCGGCGTGAAGTTCTCCACTTATGCCGTTCCGGTCATTCTCGGAGAAATCAGGCGCCTCTTCCGTGACGGCGGCGCTGTTAAGGTTGGCCGAAGCTTAAAAGAACTCGCTATGCGTGCAACCCGTGAAACTTCTGCGTTCAGCGAGCGCGAGGGACGTACGCCCACCATCAGCGAGCTGGCCGATCTTTTGCATGTCGAACCTGCCGAAGCCGCTCAGGCGCTGGGAGCTTCGCAGTTTCCGCTTTCACTCACCGCTTCGCCGGAAGAGGGCGGAGGCCAGATCGATGTCAGTGTGGACAGCGGTGACGATAAAATTGCGGAACTTCTTTCATTAAAGCAGGTTGTAACCGAACTTCCGCCCAAAGACAGGAGCATCATCGTTTTCCGCTACTTTAAAAGCCGCACGCAAACGCAGACTGCCCAGGCGCTCGGAATGACGCAAGTGCAGGTCTCACGCCGTGAAAAAGTAATTCTGAATCAGTTGCGCGCGAAACTTTCTTAG
- the metA gene encoding homoserine O-succinyltransferase → MPIKIQENLPAVEVLESENIFVMTHQRAMAQDIRPLKIVILNLMPTKIDTETQLLRLLGNSPLQVDVELMQMATHVSKNTSSSHLNTFYKTFDEIKDDKFDGMIITGAPVENMPFEEVDYWQELCKIMAWSRRNVYSTLHICWGAQAGLYYNFGVPKYQLPEKLSGVFLHHLLDIRHPLVRGFDDDFFSPHSRNTEVRLEDIEKIKDLILLTASEEAGVHIIARKNGRQFFVTGHLEYDCNTLANEYFRDLNKGMHPNIPKHYFPDDDITQEPPFVWRSHANLLFINWLNYYVYQQTPYDLKDLTDN, encoded by the coding sequence ATGCCAATTAAAATACAGGAAAATCTTCCGGCAGTCGAAGTGCTGGAATCAGAGAATATATTCGTTATGACGCATCAGCGCGCCATGGCTCAGGATATCCGGCCGCTGAAAATCGTAATACTAAACCTGATGCCCACAAAAATTGACACTGAAACACAGCTTTTGCGGCTTTTGGGAAATTCCCCATTACAGGTAGATGTGGAATTGATGCAGATGGCCACGCACGTTTCAAAGAATACGTCTTCTTCTCATCTTAACACGTTTTATAAGACTTTTGATGAAATAAAGGATGATAAATTCGACGGAATGATTATTACCGGTGCTCCGGTCGAAAATATGCCTTTTGAAGAAGTCGATTACTGGCAGGAGCTTTGTAAGATTATGGCGTGGAGCAGACGCAACGTTTATTCCACCCTGCACATCTGCTGGGGCGCCCAGGCAGGGCTCTATTACAACTTTGGAGTACCCAAGTATCAATTGCCCGAAAAGCTCTCAGGTGTCTTCCTTCATCATTTGCTCGACATCCGCCATCCTCTTGTACGCGGCTTTGACGACGACTTTTTCTCGCCGCATTCCCGAAACACCGAAGTGAGACTTGAGGATATTGAAAAAATAAAAGATCTGATTCTGCTGACCGCTTCGGAAGAGGCCGGGGTTCATATTATTGCCAGAAAGAACGGCAGACAGTTCTTTGTTACCGGACATTTGGAATACGACTGTAATACGCTGGCCAACGAATATTTCAGAGATTTGAATAAGGGAATGCACCCAAATATTCCGAAACATTATTTTCCGGATGACGATATTACACAGGAACCTCCTTTTGTATGGCGCAGTCATGCAAACCTTTTGTTTATCAATTGGCTGAATTACTATGTATATCAGCAAACGCCATATGATTTGAAAGATCTTACCGACAACTAA